One stretch of Stigmatella aurantiaca DNA includes these proteins:
- a CDS encoding CapA family protein, whose amino-acid sequence MVPSVLLLLALSQTPASPPPPASPPSPAMQEAVREASRRGAAVMHQLAVELAAEARASLMQEHGRSADEHFARGVEALKARDAAAAIDELSQCVALRPASVECRWELGWAYSLANRWNEALAEWTEVGKLKPDQPDLQDVLAQARAQVALQERLAKPLDTTPRPPPPADARLRLRAVGDVMLGTTVPEGYLPPEGPASVISAVKGLLEDADLTFVNLEGPLCDGGKTNKCRSDRNCYAFRSPTEYGQALREAGVDVASTANNHAGDFGEECRRQTEATLDALGIAWSGPPGTVATVDRNGLRIGLVAFHSSPTGNHLNNLPTATALVQSVAAAHDLVIISFHGGAEGGKALHVPHGKEKFMGEDRGDLRTFTRAMVDAGAHLVLGHGPHVARGMEFYKGRLIAYSMGNFATYGRFNLQGPQGLGMVLEVELDREGRFLSGKILPTRQVGEGLAVPDPKGAVLKLVRKLTAEDFPDSGARIEEDGTVSPRGKARASVLDAAP is encoded by the coding sequence ATGGTCCCCTCTGTCCTGTTGCTGCTGGCGCTGTCCCAGACGCCCGCCTCGCCCCCGCCTCCCGCCTCCCCGCCCTCCCCTGCCATGCAGGAGGCGGTGCGCGAGGCCAGCCGCCGGGGCGCCGCCGTGATGCACCAGCTGGCCGTGGAGCTCGCCGCCGAGGCGCGCGCGAGCCTGATGCAGGAGCACGGCCGCTCGGCGGATGAGCACTTCGCCCGGGGCGTCGAGGCCTTGAAGGCGCGCGATGCGGCGGCGGCCATTGACGAGCTGTCCCAGTGCGTGGCGCTGCGGCCGGCGAGCGTGGAGTGCCGCTGGGAGCTGGGCTGGGCCTACTCCCTGGCGAACCGGTGGAACGAGGCGCTCGCGGAGTGGACGGAGGTGGGCAAGCTCAAGCCGGACCAGCCCGATCTCCAAGACGTGCTCGCCCAGGCCAGGGCCCAGGTGGCGCTCCAGGAGCGGCTGGCGAAGCCGCTGGACACCACCCCGCGGCCCCCGCCCCCCGCGGATGCCCGGCTGCGCCTGCGCGCCGTGGGGGACGTGATGCTGGGCACCACGGTGCCCGAGGGCTACCTGCCCCCCGAGGGCCCCGCGAGCGTCATCAGCGCGGTGAAGGGGCTCCTGGAGGACGCGGACCTGACGTTCGTGAACCTGGAGGGGCCGCTGTGCGACGGGGGCAAGACGAACAAGTGCCGCTCGGACCGCAACTGCTACGCGTTCCGCTCGCCCACGGAGTACGGGCAGGCGCTCCGGGAGGCCGGGGTGGACGTGGCCTCCACGGCGAACAACCACGCGGGGGACTTCGGCGAAGAGTGCCGCCGGCAGACGGAGGCCACGCTGGACGCGCTGGGCATCGCCTGGAGCGGGCCGCCGGGGACGGTGGCCACGGTGGACCGCAACGGTTTGCGCATCGGGCTGGTGGCGTTCCACTCCTCGCCCACGGGCAATCATCTCAACAACTTGCCCACAGCCACGGCGCTGGTGCAGTCGGTGGCGGCGGCGCATGACCTGGTCATCATCTCGTTCCACGGCGGTGCGGAGGGCGGCAAGGCGCTGCACGTGCCGCACGGGAAGGAGAAGTTCATGGGTGAGGACCGGGGCGACCTGCGCACCTTCACCCGGGCGATGGTGGACGCGGGGGCGCACCTGGTGCTGGGCCACGGGCCGCACGTGGCGCGGGGAATGGAGTTCTACAAGGGCCGGCTCATCGCGTACTCGATGGGGAACTTCGCCACCTACGGGCGCTTCAACCTCCAGGGCCCGCAGGGGCTGGGCATGGTGCTGGAGGTGGAGCTGGACCGGGAGGGGCGCTTCCTCTCGGGGAAGATCCTCCCCACGCGCCAGGTGGGCGAGGGGCTGGCGGTGCCGGATCCGAAGGGCGCCGTGTTGAAGCTGGTGCGCAAGCTGACCGCGGAGGACTTCCCGGACTCAGGGGCGCGCATCGAGGAGGATGGCACGGTGTCACCGCGTGGGAAGGCGCGGGCGTCTGTCCTTGACGCCGCGCCGTAG